One Pan paniscus chromosome 16, NHGRI_mPanPan1-v2.0_pri, whole genome shotgun sequence DNA segment encodes these proteins:
- the ANKRD34C gene encoding ankyrin repeat domain-containing protein 34C, whose protein sequence is MMDDDTELRTDGNSLLKAVWLGRLRLTRLLLEGGAYINESNDKGETALMVACITKHVDQQSISKSKMVKYLLDNRADPNIQDKSGKTALIHACIRRAGGEVVSLLLENGADPSLEDRTGASALVYAINADDKDALKHLLDACKAKGKEVIIITTDKSSSGTKTTKQYLNVPPSPKVEDRHSPPLCASPSDIELKALGLDSPLTEKEDDFFSLQAGHPSSCNTSKAVNEPGSPTRKVSNLKRARLPQLKRLQSEPWGLIAPSVLAASTRQDETHGASTDNEVIKSISDISFPKRGPLSRTNSIDSKDPTLFHTVTEQVLKIPVSSASASWKAAYEKGQAPHPRLARRGTLPVDQEKCGMGPSGPSALREPASLKWLENDLYDLDIQPGPDPPNSISLESGKGPLDRKKLNSSHLSLFHGSRESLDTVPSTSPSSARRRPPHLLERRGSGTLLLDRISHTRPGFLPPLNVNLNPPIPDIRSSSKPSCPLASGLKSMVPVAPSSPKRVDLRSKKKLLRRHSMQIEQMKQLSDFEEIMT, encoded by the coding sequence ATGATGGATGATGACACTGAATTAAGGACTGATGGAAACTCTTTGTTAAAGgctgtgtggctggggaggctcaggttgaccaggctgctcttggAAGGGGGAGCTTATATCAATGAAAGCAATGACAAAGGCGAGACAGCTCTCATGGTGGCCTGCATCACCAAACATGTGGACCAGCAAAGCATCAGCAAGTCCAAGATGGTGAAGTACCTGCTGGACAACAGGGCAGACCCCAATATCCAAGATAAGTCTGGCAAGACTGCCCTCATCCATGCCTGTATCAGAAGAGCTGGGGGAGAAGTGGTCTCCTTATTACTGGAGAATGGAGCAGACCCCAGCCTTGAAGATCGCACTGGGGCTTCGGCTCTGGTTTATGCAATAAATGCAGATGACAAGGATGCATTGAAACATCTCCTTGATGCCTGCAAAGCCAAAGGGAAGGAGGTGATTATTATAACAACAGATAAATCGTCTTCAGGCACCAAAACCACCAAACAGTATCTTAATGTCCCTCCTTCACCCAAAGTAGAAGACAGGCATTCACCTCCACTGTGTGCATCTCCCTCTGACATAGAGCTGAAGGCTCTAGGCCTGGACTCTCCACTCACTGAGAAGGAAGATGACTTCTTCAGCCTCCAAGCAGGGCATCCAAGCAGTTGTAACACCTCCAAGGCTGTTAATGAGCCTGGGTCACCCACCAGGAAAGTCAGTAATCTCAAAAGGGCCCGTTTGCCCCAACTGAAGAGGCTCCAGTCTGAACCTTGGGGCCTGATAGCGCCCTCGGTGCTGGCAGCCTCGACGCGTCAGGATGAGACCCATGGTGCCAGCACAGACAACGAGGTCATCAAGAGCATCAGTGATATATCCTTCCCTAAAAGGGGGCCCCTCTCCAGAACCAACAGTATCGATAGCAAAGACCCCACCCTCTTTCACACAGTCACAGAGCAGGTTCTGAAGATTCCAGTCTCTTCAGCATCGGCATCTTGGAAAGCAGCCTATGAGAAAGGTCAGGCTCCCCACCCACGTCTGGCCAGGAGAGGAACTCTCCCTGTTGACCAAGAGAAATGTGGTATGGGTCCATCAGGACCCTCTGCTCTCAGAGAGCCTGCATCCCTCAAATGGCTGGAAAATGACCTCTATGACTTAGATATACAGCCAGGGCCTGACCCTCCCAACTCCATTTCCCTTGAATCCGGCAAAGGACCTTTAGATAGAAAGAAGCTCAACAGCTCTCACTTGTCTCTTTTCCATGGCTCTCGGGAGTCCCTGGACACTGTACCTAGCACATCCCCCAGCTCAGCACGCCGCAGGCCGCCACATCTTCTAGAACGACGAGGTTCTGGAACTCTGCTCCTTGATCGCATTTCTCACACTAGGCCTGGCTTCCTGCCGCCTTTAAATGTGAATCTGAACCCGCCTATTCCGGATATTAGATCTAGCAGCAAACCTTCTTGCCCTCTTGCTAGTGGCTTAAAATCTATGGTTCCTGTTGCTCCAAGTTCACCAAAGAGAGTTGACTTAAGAAGTAAAAAGAAGCTCCTCAGAAGGCATTCTATGCAAATTGAACAAATGAAACAGCTGTCTGATTTTGAAGAAATCATGACCTAG